The Pseudarthrobacter sp. NS4 genome includes a window with the following:
- a CDS encoding ABC transporter ATP-binding protein → MSPEATPGTGTKAAPGSTTGSADVVRIPRPAGGPGRGGPFAGMNVPAEKPMNFWPSAKRLLGRLRPERAWLLLVFVTAVAGVALSVIGPRLLGEGTNLIFAGVVARDLPAGTTKEQVIAQLRAAGENQQADMLTPMALTPGQGIDFAAVGNVLTWALVLYVLSSAFMWVQAYVLNGVVQRTVFGLRGEIEAKIHRLPLRYFDSIQRGELLSRVTNDVDNISQSLQQTISQAVTSVLTVLGVLVMMFILSPTLALIALVTIPLTLGITALIAKRSQKLFVAQWKNTGELNGQIEETYTGHALVKVFGRQREVEERFRQKNAELYQASFGAQFISGLIMPAMTFIGNLVYVGIAVVGGLQVASGAMQLGDVQAFIQYSRQFTMPLAQLGSMANVLQSGVASAERVFSLLDEDEESVEPAPSAGPVFGRGRLVFEDVTFSYSPDKPLISGLSLVAEPGQTVAIVGPTGAGKTTLVNLMMRFYELDEGRITLDGVDVTSVPRRELRSRLGMVLQDTWLFGGTIRDNIAYGRPSASEDEILEAARATYVDRFVRSLPDGYDTVLDDEGANVSAGEKQLLTIARAFLARPSVLILDEATSSVDTRTEVLVQKAMSALRSDRTSFVIAHRLSTIRDADLILVMEAGQIVEQGTHASLLAAGGAYARLYEAQFAAPVAEV, encoded by the coding sequence ATGAGCCCGGAAGCCACTCCCGGAACCGGCACCAAAGCCGCACCGGGCTCCACAACCGGAAGCGCCGACGTCGTACGCATTCCCCGCCCGGCAGGCGGACCGGGGAGGGGCGGACCGTTCGCAGGGATGAACGTCCCGGCGGAGAAGCCGATGAACTTCTGGCCGTCCGCCAAACGCCTGCTGGGAAGGCTGCGGCCGGAACGGGCGTGGCTGCTGCTGGTGTTCGTCACGGCGGTGGCCGGCGTGGCGCTCTCGGTGATCGGGCCGCGTCTGCTGGGGGAGGGCACCAACCTGATCTTCGCCGGGGTGGTGGCCCGGGACCTGCCGGCCGGGACCACCAAGGAGCAGGTGATCGCGCAGCTGCGGGCGGCGGGGGAGAACCAGCAGGCGGACATGCTCACGCCCATGGCGCTGACGCCGGGGCAGGGGATCGACTTCGCCGCGGTGGGGAACGTGCTGACGTGGGCGCTGGTGCTGTATGTCCTGTCGTCGGCGTTTATGTGGGTGCAGGCGTATGTGCTGAACGGGGTGGTGCAGCGGACGGTGTTCGGGCTGCGCGGGGAGATCGAGGCGAAGATCCACCGGCTGCCGCTGCGGTATTTCGACTCAATCCAGCGCGGCGAGCTGCTCAGCCGGGTGACCAACGACGTGGACAACATCTCCCAAAGCCTGCAGCAGACCATCAGCCAGGCGGTCACGTCCGTGCTGACGGTGCTGGGCGTGCTGGTGATGATGTTCATCCTTTCGCCCACGCTGGCACTGATCGCGCTGGTGACCATTCCGCTGACGCTGGGGATCACGGCGCTGATCGCCAAGCGCTCGCAGAAGCTGTTCGTGGCGCAGTGGAAGAACACGGGGGAGCTGAACGGGCAGATCGAGGAGACGTACACCGGGCATGCGCTGGTGAAGGTGTTCGGCCGGCAGCGCGAGGTGGAGGAGCGGTTCCGGCAGAAGAACGCGGAGCTGTACCAGGCGAGTTTCGGGGCGCAGTTCATTTCCGGGCTGATCATGCCGGCCATGACGTTCATCGGGAACCTGGTGTACGTGGGGATCGCGGTGGTGGGCGGGCTGCAGGTGGCGTCCGGGGCGATGCAGCTGGGCGACGTGCAGGCGTTCATCCAGTACTCGCGGCAGTTCACCATGCCGCTGGCGCAGCTGGGGTCCATGGCCAACGTGCTGCAGTCCGGGGTGGCGTCCGCGGAGCGGGTGTTCTCGTTATTGGACGAGGACGAGGAATCGGTGGAGCCTGCCCCTTCTGCCGGGCCGGTGTTCGGGCGGGGACGGCTGGTGTTCGAGGACGTGACGTTCTCCTACTCGCCGGACAAGCCGTTGATCTCTGGGCTGTCTTTGGTGGCGGAGCCGGGGCAGACGGTGGCTATTGTGGGGCCCACAGGGGCGGGCAAGACCACCTTGGTGAACCTGATGATGCGGTTTTATGAGCTGGATGAGGGGCGGATAACGCTCGACGGCGTCGACGTTACCTCGGTGCCCCGGCGCGAGCTGCGCTCGCGGCTGGGGATGGTGCTGCAGGATACGTGGCTGTTCGGCGGGACGATCCGGGACAACATTGCGTACGGCCGGCCTTCTGCTTCGGAGGACGAGATCCTGGAGGCGGCGCGGGCTACGTACGTGGACCGGTTCGTGCGGTCGTTGCCTGACGGGTACGACACCGTGCTGGACGACGAGGGTGCGAACGTGTCCGCGGGGGAGAAGCAGCTGCTGACGATCGCGAGGGCGTTCCTTGCCCGGCCTTCTGTGCTGATCCTGGACGAGGCGACTTCTTCGGTGGACACCCGGACCGAGGTGCTGGTGCAGAAAGCGATGAGCGCCCTGCGGTCGGACCGGACTTCATTTGTTATCGCCCACCGACTGTCCACGATCCGCGACGCCGACCTCATCCTGGTGATGGAGGCCGGCCAGATCGTGGAGCAGGGGACGCATGCTTCGCTGCTGGCTGCGGGCGGGGCTTACGCGCGGCTGTACGAGGCCCAGTTCGCGGCTCCGGTGGCGGAGGTTTAG
- a CDS encoding RES family NAD+ phosphorylase — translation MKACRACFNGAGPIDVAAKRPNHGVCDFCAPIASDGMVWDISTWENQFASLLDKYEVAQSGLGQPIEALVKSDWDIFSFDELPRIRAFLQSAFTTPHPLLDGAVLSQRRTTSDQIDHIDTWDRYVRHLTTTNRFFPPRDLPAESLDFLGEVILKNSRTVEVGKPYFRGRPTGRSVPFDISEMGMPPARVASGGRGNPIGIPHLYVASDPETCAAECRVGLNGFVSIATFRVTSELNVLDLAVVDSINPFTTEGDVSNYLQARSFLKRLRGEISIPARSVDVQMDYIATQFLCEYAKHLGLHGVMYPSTLNENGTNLVLFGTERVAADEKVDLYLIVRDEFSLRQIEM, via the coding sequence ATGAAGGCTTGCCGTGCATGTTTCAACGGCGCAGGTCCCATAGATGTTGCGGCAAAACGTCCAAATCATGGTGTTTGTGATTTTTGTGCCCCAATTGCCTCTGACGGTATGGTTTGGGACATTTCCACTTGGGAGAACCAGTTCGCGAGCTTATTGGACAAGTATGAAGTTGCCCAATCCGGGCTGGGCCAACCCATTGAAGCCCTCGTCAAAAGTGACTGGGATATTTTTTCTTTCGACGAACTTCCTCGGATCCGGGCGTTCCTGCAATCTGCTTTCACTACTCCCCATCCCCTATTAGACGGCGCTGTCCTATCGCAGCGGCGGACGACGTCAGATCAAATCGACCACATCGACACATGGGACCGGTATGTTCGTCATCTGACTACAACCAACAGATTTTTCCCTCCCCGCGATCTCCCAGCTGAATCGCTAGATTTCTTAGGTGAGGTGATATTGAAGAACAGCCGAACCGTTGAGGTGGGCAAGCCCTATTTTCGCGGGCGCCCGACAGGCCGCTCTGTTCCTTTCGATATCAGCGAGATGGGCATGCCCCCGGCCCGTGTTGCTTCTGGAGGGCGCGGAAACCCAATCGGAATACCACACCTCTACGTGGCTTCTGATCCAGAAACGTGTGCGGCGGAATGCCGAGTCGGTCTAAATGGTTTCGTGTCTATTGCAACTTTCAGAGTAACCTCAGAGTTGAACGTACTGGATCTGGCGGTAGTCGATTCCATCAATCCGTTCACGACAGAGGGTGATGTCTCTAACTATCTTCAAGCCCGCTCATTCTTGAAAAGGCTGCGGGGTGAGATATCGATCCCGGCCAGAAGCGTTGACGTGCAAATGGATTATATCGCTACTCAGTTTCTATGCGAGTATGCAAAACACCTCGGGCTGCACGGGGTAATGTACCCAAGCACCCTGAATGAAAACGGCACAAATCTCGTTCTGTTCGGTACTGAAAGAGTAGCCGCAGACGAGAAGGTCGACCTGTACTTAATAGTCCGCGATGAATTCAGCCTAAGGCAAATCGAGATGTAG
- a CDS encoding FadR/GntR family transcriptional regulator — protein sequence MEEASFETPARFLRPVRSGNAFEETIERLLQNIKLGLFSAGAKLPAERELAELLGVSRATLRDALAELQKAGYVEVQRGRYGGTYVAKRRFVDPGRSAGLNPDEVEDVLTFRSVLEPAAASLAAKARLSPAQRRHLLDTLAEVASAPSDLYRPKDARFHVAIAEVAGSPSLAAAVADVRARVSDLLDRIPFLEPNLEHSNRQHQAIVDAILRGDDEAAFKATQDHLEGTASLLNGFLGSPDTAPKPPNSRAGPSIADVLN from the coding sequence ATGGAAGAGGCCTCGTTCGAAACACCAGCCCGGTTCCTTCGCCCTGTCAGGAGTGGGAACGCCTTCGAAGAAACGATCGAGCGGCTGCTCCAGAACATCAAGCTGGGACTGTTCAGCGCGGGAGCCAAATTGCCGGCAGAGCGCGAGCTTGCTGAGTTGCTGGGCGTATCACGGGCCACCTTGCGCGACGCCCTGGCGGAGCTGCAAAAGGCGGGCTACGTAGAAGTTCAGCGCGGCAGATACGGTGGCACCTACGTCGCCAAGCGCCGCTTCGTGGATCCCGGGCGCTCCGCCGGCCTCAATCCGGACGAGGTCGAGGACGTGCTCACATTTCGCAGTGTCCTGGAACCCGCGGCTGCGTCACTGGCTGCCAAGGCCCGACTTTCTCCCGCGCAACGCCGGCATTTGCTGGACACTCTGGCCGAGGTAGCATCAGCACCTTCGGACCTGTACCGGCCCAAGGACGCCAGATTCCACGTAGCCATCGCCGAAGTAGCGGGTTCACCAAGCCTGGCGGCCGCAGTGGCAGATGTTCGGGCGCGAGTGAGCGACCTGTTGGACCGTATTCCCTTTCTGGAGCCCAACCTGGAGCATTCGAACCGACAGCATCAAGCCATTGTGGACGCTATCCTGCGCGGTGATGATGAAGCGGCTTTCAAAGCTACCCAGGACCACCTGGAAGGAACCGCTTCGCTGCTGAACGGATTCCTCGGATCTCCAGATACGGCGCCGAAGCCGCCGAATTCCCGTGCCGGCCCCTCAATCGCCGACGTGCTCAATTGA
- a CDS encoding sce7725 family protein: MYYPYLRGKQFELLAIKEMAQDETLSELVHPVIEPVRDIDGGGLERCILELHKRGLPSTIIVNPQVGHLAGEPDSTRDMVTFLNDRPHLFAYINLGILVTAGMPIAQILSDLTSLSVANSSVSLLHRDFPDDASDLFKIFDKHTVAAQFVDSQDATRRYRTLADYAEYRSDWGAVPLVKWQDHFPKQMRNIDYVDLPEQLFSDDHLYFEEDGFVGISDFQTIGDGYQDGGRLPRAVVLHLTYQRESSGPLYIRHFASDSNLDAADTAGKFSEAVAKLVRFADDRELQNPAVEKFRFYESTGGFPGLGTLKKVSIQNHIYVMQKALEQK, encoded by the coding sequence ATGTACTACCCATATTTGCGAGGGAAACAGTTTGAGCTTTTAGCGATCAAGGAGATGGCACAGGATGAAACACTTTCGGAGCTTGTTCACCCTGTAATTGAGCCGGTAAGGGATATCGACGGCGGAGGACTCGAACGGTGCATCTTAGAACTACATAAACGTGGGTTACCGTCCACGATAATCGTAAACCCGCAAGTTGGACATTTAGCTGGCGAGCCTGACTCTACTCGTGACATGGTGACTTTCCTTAACGACCGGCCCCACTTATTCGCCTATATAAACCTCGGCATCTTAGTAACGGCAGGTATGCCAATTGCTCAGATTCTTTCCGACCTTACCAGCCTTAGTGTCGCAAACTCGTCTGTCTCTCTTTTGCACCGGGACTTCCCGGATGACGCGTCTGATTTATTTAAGATCTTTGATAAACATACCGTGGCCGCACAATTTGTTGATTCACAAGATGCGACGCGTCGCTACCGGACCCTGGCGGACTATGCAGAATACCGAAGTGATTGGGGCGCTGTCCCCTTAGTCAAGTGGCAGGATCATTTCCCCAAACAAATGCGGAATATTGACTACGTAGATCTGCCCGAGCAGCTCTTTTCTGATGACCATCTCTATTTTGAAGAAGATGGTTTTGTGGGAATTTCCGACTTTCAAACTATCGGGGACGGCTATCAGGACGGCGGTCGGCTCCCGCGGGCGGTGGTGCTTCATCTGACTTATCAGAGGGAATCCTCGGGCCCACTTTACATAAGACACTTCGCTTCAGACTCAAACCTCGACGCTGCCGATACGGCAGGTAAGTTCTCCGAAGCGGTGGCAAAGCTTGTCAGATTCGCAGACGATCGCGAACTTCAAAATCCTGCCGTCGAGAAGTTTCGTTTCTATGAGTCCACCGGTGGTTTCCCCGGGCTCGGTACTCTCAAGAAGGTCTCCATACAAAATCACATTTATGTGATGCAGAAGGCGCTGGAACAAAAATGA
- a CDS encoding ABC transporter ATP-binding protein yields MLWKLLVEYLRPHRPLLAAVVVFQLAQSIASLYLPTLNADIIDEGVAKGNIGYILSLGAVMLAITLLQIVCAVIAVYFAAKAAMGVGRDLRAAIFARVGEFSEQEVTRFGASSLITRSTNDVQQVQQLVLMSATMLVTAPMLSIGGVIMAVRQDVQLSWLIAVAVPVLLIAVGLITVRMVPLFRKMQKRIDTVNRVLREQLTGIRVVRAFVREDIETERFARANEDVTDTALRAGRLMALAFPMVMLVLNVSSVAVIWFGSFRIQDGSMQVGTLIAFLSYLLQILMSVMMATFMAVMIPRAAVSGDRIGEVLRTESSVRPPKNPLSSDVRRGELEMRDVGFAYPGADQPVLSGISFTARAGQTTAMIGSTGSGKTTLVNLMPRLFDATSGAVRMDGVDVRELHPDLLWGHIGLVPQRPYLFSGTVRSNLLYGKPDATEEELWEALRIAQARDFVERMEEGMDAPISQGGTNVSGGQRQRLAIARALVKRPELYIFDDSFSSLDTGTDARLRQALKRSTAGATLVIIAQRVSSIVDADQILVLDDGRIVGRGTHSELLETSETYREIVSSQLAAEETV; encoded by the coding sequence TTGCTCTGGAAACTGCTTGTTGAATACCTCCGGCCGCACCGGCCGCTGCTGGCCGCCGTCGTGGTGTTCCAGCTGGCGCAGTCCATCGCGTCCCTATACCTGCCCACGCTGAACGCGGACATCATCGACGAGGGCGTGGCCAAGGGAAACATCGGCTACATCCTGAGCCTGGGCGCCGTGATGCTGGCGATCACCCTGCTGCAGATCGTGTGCGCGGTGATCGCGGTCTACTTCGCGGCGAAGGCGGCAATGGGCGTGGGCCGGGACCTTCGAGCAGCCATCTTCGCGAGGGTGGGGGAGTTCTCCGAGCAGGAAGTCACTAGGTTCGGCGCATCAAGCCTCATCACAAGGTCCACCAACGACGTCCAGCAGGTCCAGCAGCTGGTCCTCATGTCCGCCACCATGCTGGTCACCGCGCCCATGCTCAGCATCGGCGGGGTGATCATGGCGGTACGGCAGGACGTGCAGCTGTCCTGGCTGATCGCCGTCGCCGTCCCGGTGCTGCTGATCGCCGTTGGACTGATCACCGTCCGGATGGTGCCGCTGTTCCGCAAGATGCAGAAGCGGATCGACACCGTGAACCGCGTCCTCCGCGAACAGCTCACCGGCATCCGCGTGGTCCGCGCCTTCGTCCGGGAGGACATCGAGACCGAACGCTTTGCCCGTGCCAACGAGGACGTCACGGACACCGCCCTCCGCGCCGGCCGGCTGATGGCGCTCGCGTTCCCGATGGTGATGCTGGTGCTGAACGTCTCCAGCGTCGCCGTGATCTGGTTCGGCTCGTTCCGCATCCAGGACGGCTCCATGCAGGTGGGCACGCTCATCGCGTTCCTGAGCTACCTGCTGCAGATCCTGATGTCCGTCATGATGGCCACGTTCATGGCCGTGATGATCCCGCGCGCCGCCGTCTCCGGGGACCGGATCGGCGAGGTGCTGCGGACCGAGTCGAGCGTCCGGCCGCCAAAGAACCCCCTGAGCAGCGACGTGCGCCGCGGCGAGTTGGAAATGCGCGACGTCGGATTCGCCTACCCGGGTGCCGACCAGCCCGTCCTCTCCGGGATCAGCTTCACCGCCAGGGCAGGGCAGACGACGGCAATGATCGGCAGCACCGGGTCCGGCAAGACCACCCTGGTGAACCTCATGCCCCGGCTGTTCGACGCCACCAGCGGGGCAGTAAGGATGGACGGCGTGGACGTGCGCGAGCTGCACCCGGACCTGCTCTGGGGGCACATCGGCCTGGTCCCGCAGCGGCCCTACCTGTTCAGCGGCACCGTGCGCAGCAACCTGCTCTACGGCAAGCCGGACGCCACTGAGGAGGAGCTCTGGGAAGCGCTCCGCATCGCCCAGGCCCGAGACTTCGTGGAGCGGATGGAGGAAGGCATGGACGCGCCCATCAGCCAGGGCGGCACCAACGTCTCCGGTGGGCAGCGGCAGCGGCTGGCCATCGCCCGGGCCCTGGTGAAGCGGCCCGAGCTGTACATCTTCGACGACTCGTTCTCCTCGCTGGACACCGGCACCGACGCCCGCCTCCGCCAGGCCCTCAAGCGCAGCACCGCCGGCGCCACGCTGGTGATCATCGCCCAACGCGTCTCCAGCATCGTGGATGCTGACCAAATTCTAGTGCTCGACGACGGCAGGATCGTGGGGCGCGGAACGCACAGTGAGCTGCTGGAGACCTCGGAGACGTACCGCGAAATCGTCTCCTCCCAGCTGGCGGCGGAGGAAACGGTATGA
- a CDS encoding sce7726 family protein encodes MTAAVNPLVGRRAVPIFSSSTLRQVMNGEVPRQAEGLLLSMARERIIPSGITRHEALEILDGVLRKTYRNEHVYKSTIVNKILLGRHTLRTATLVNEFSVGNSCVDTVIINGEATAYEIKTELDSSAKLTKQISDYRKVFRKINVVVHESMVDNYSELVAGTDVGLLALTSKHRLSVKKVAKSNTSSLDVTTMMKALRKKEYTEVLIRHFGRSPSVPSTQHFSQCLDMALSIDPVIYQRHFEDALRARKPREPSLALDTPCHPLRYVYLQLDPARSHYERIDRWLRGTVD; translated from the coding sequence GTGACCGCCGCAGTCAATCCACTCGTCGGGAGAAGAGCGGTACCCATATTCTCCTCTTCAACACTGCGGCAGGTCATGAACGGAGAAGTCCCTAGACAAGCAGAGGGGCTTCTCCTCTCCATGGCGAGAGAGCGGATAATACCCTCTGGAATTACGCGCCACGAAGCCCTAGAAATTCTGGATGGCGTTCTTCGCAAGACTTATCGAAACGAACACGTCTACAAGTCCACTATTGTCAACAAAATCCTACTGGGCCGCCACACGTTGCGTACAGCCACCTTGGTAAATGAATTTTCCGTTGGAAATTCTTGCGTCGACACAGTGATCATAAATGGCGAAGCCACCGCATATGAGATTAAGACCGAACTGGATTCCAGCGCAAAGCTGACCAAACAAATTTCTGACTATCGGAAGGTTTTCCGGAAGATCAACGTTGTTGTCCATGAGTCGATGGTCGATAACTACTCTGAACTTGTAGCAGGGACAGATGTCGGCTTGTTGGCACTAACCTCCAAGCATCGTCTTTCGGTCAAGAAAGTCGCAAAGTCCAATACTTCGAGCTTGGACGTGACCACGATGATGAAGGCGCTCCGCAAGAAGGAGTACACCGAGGTCTTGATTCGCCACTTCGGCAGATCGCCATCAGTCCCCAGTACACAGCATTTCTCGCAGTGCCTGGATATGGCACTATCAATCGACCCGGTCATCTATCAGCGACACTTCGAGGATGCGCTAAGGGCGAGAAAACCACGCGAACCGAGCCTCGCCTTGGACACTCCTTGTCACCCACTGAGGTATGTTTACTTGCAGTTGGACCCCGCCCGTTCACATTATGAGCGGATTGACCGATGGCTGAGAGGCACCGTTGACTGA